CTGGACCAAGTATGGGGAGCCCGACATGTTGGGCTACCAGCGCTTTCTGGAAGACCCCAAGAGCTGGTGGGAGGAGCAGATGCGCCCTTCCCCAGTGTACCGGGAGTTACTAGAGGCCCTAGACCAGGCGCGCCCTAACCCCGGACACTACGCCCTGAAGGAGATGGAAGACCTGGGTTTCCTCCACCACATCATCACCCAGAACATCGATAACCTGCACCAAGAGGCAGGGAGCCGCAACATCACGGAGATCCATGGCAACCGCCGCAAGCTGCGATGTATAAGGTGTCATACCCGCTGGTGGGTGGAGGAATTCGAGATCAAGGAGATGCCGCCGCGTTGCCCCCACTGTGGGGGCATAGTAAAGTCGGACACCGTCATGTTCGGGGAGCCCATACCTCCCGATGCCCTGGACGAATGTATCCGCCAGACGGCCATGTGTGATTGCATGCTCCTGGTGGGCACCTCGGGCGTAGTCTACCCCGCTGCAGGCTTCCCTGTGGACGTGAAAAGACAGGGGGGGAAGCTCATCGAGGTGAACCCTATGGAGACGGCCCTCACCGACCTGTGCGATGTGGTCATCCGGGCCCCGGCGGGCGTCGCCCTGCCGGCGCTGGTGGGGAAGCTGAAGGAACTTTCCCACAGACCATAAAGGGGGTGGGAAACGATGCTGGCACTGGAAGGCATCAAGGTGCTCGACCTCACCATCTGGCAGCAGGGGCCTATGGCCTCCGCCGTCCTGGCTGACTTCGGAGCGGACGTCATCAAGGTGGAGGGCCCCAATGCCATCGACCCTGGCCGCTCCCTGGTGATGTACGCCCTCCGCCCCGACGCCCCCAACGCCTACTTCGAGACCCATAACCGCAACAAGCGGAGCATCGTGGTGGACCTGCAGCAGGAGAAGGGGCGAGAGGTGCTGCGGCGCCTGGTGCGTGGGGTGGATGTCCTAGTCCAGAACTTCCGCCCTGGGGTGGCCCAGCGGCTGGGCCTGGACTACGATAGTCTCCGTCCCCTCAACCCCCGCCTTATATATGCCTCCGCCTCTGGGTTCGGGCTGCGGGGCCCCGAGTCCCATCTGCCGGCCCTCGATCCCCTGGTGCAGGCCCGAGGCGGCATCATGAGCATCACCGGCGAGCCCGATGGCCCCCCTTGCCGCACCGTCAACGGCCTGGCCGACCAGGTGGGGGCCTTTCTCCTGGCCCTGGGGGTGATGGTGGCCCTCTATCACCGGGAGCGCACCGGTCAGGGCCAGATGGTAGACGGCTCCCTGTTGCAAGCCGCCCTCGCTGTGCAGGCTTGGAACATCAACACCTTCCTCCTCACGGGCACCTATGGCGGCCAGCCTATTCCCCGTATCTCCCGTCGCCTCACCAGTCCCCTTTGGAACCATTACCGGTGTAGAGATGGGCGCTGGATCCAGCTGGCCATGGCCCAACTGGGCCGCTACTGGCCCGTGTTCCGCAGGGTGATGCAGGAGGCCACGGGCGTCCTGCTGGAGCCAGAGGTGCTGGATATCCAGTGGCTCCGCTTTCACGCCTCCGAGCTCATGCAGCTCATCCAGAAGCTGGACGAGCTATTCCTGCAAAGGTCAGCTCAGGAATGGGTGGAGCTTTTCCGCCAGCACGATCTTCTCTGTGAGGTGGTGCAAGAGTACGCCGACCTGCCGCACGACCCCCAGGTCATAGCCAACGACATGATAGTGGAGGTGGATCACCCCCAGTACGGTCGGATTAAGATGGTCAACACTGGGGTCAACCTGAGCCTGACGCCCCCATCCATCCGCCGCCCCGCCCCTGAGTTCGGCCAACATACAGAAGAGGTGCTGCTGGAGTTTGGCTTTACCTGGGAGGAGATCGAAGCCCTAAGGCGGGAGGGGGTCATCGGGCCCCGTGCCTGATGGCTTCTCCCTGCGACATTATAGCCCGCAGTCGGCGCAAGGCCCGCAGGAGGAGGACCCGGGCGTTGCCCTCGCTGACGCCCATCACTTGCGCCA
The Dehalococcoidia bacterium DNA segment above includes these coding regions:
- a CDS encoding NAD-dependent deacylase translates to MTLPQEQEARVEEAAHIILRSRHVVALVGAGLSVESGIPPFRGPGGLWTKYGEPDMLGYQRFLEDPKSWWEEQMRPSPVYRELLEALDQARPNPGHYALKEMEDLGFLHHIITQNIDNLHQEAGSRNITEIHGNRRKLRCIRCHTRWWVEEFEIKEMPPRCPHCGGIVKSDTVMFGEPIPPDALDECIRQTAMCDCMLLVGTSGVVYPAAGFPVDVKRQGGKLIEVNPMETALTDLCDVVIRAPAGVALPALVGKLKELSHRP
- a CDS encoding CoA transferase, translating into MLALEGIKVLDLTIWQQGPMASAVLADFGADVIKVEGPNAIDPGRSLVMYALRPDAPNAYFETHNRNKRSIVVDLQQEKGREVLRRLVRGVDVLVQNFRPGVAQRLGLDYDSLRPLNPRLIYASASGFGLRGPESHLPALDPLVQARGGIMSITGEPDGPPCRTVNGLADQVGAFLLALGVMVALYHRERTGQGQMVDGSLLQAALAVQAWNINTFLLTGTYGGQPIPRISRRLTSPLWNHYRCRDGRWIQLAMAQLGRYWPVFRRVMQEATGVLLEPEVLDIQWLRFHASELMQLIQKLDELFLQRSAQEWVELFRQHDLLCEVVQEYADLPHDPQVIANDMIVEVDHPQYGRIKMVNTGVNLSLTPPSIRRPAPEFGQHTEEVLLEFGFTWEEIEALRREGVIGPRA